Within Hydra vulgaris chromosome 02, alternate assembly HydraT2T_AEP, the genomic segment CATGCCAGCTAAGTGCACAACAGATGCTATGTTTGCTCTGAAAGTGTTTATGGGGAAGTATAGGGAAGGACAGAGGGATTTTACATTGTGTGTTTGTGGACTTACGATATAGCTTATGATAAACCTCCGAGACCGGAGCTGTGGTATTGCATGAAGAGTTCAGGAGTAGTGGAAAGGTATGTGAGGGTGGTGCAGGAAATGTACGAGAGCAGTGTGACAGCAGTGAGATGTGCAGTAGGAGTTGCAGACAGGTTTAAAGTGAAAATAGGACTACATCAGGGATAAGCCCTGTGTCCCTTCCTGTTCGCAATTGTCATGGACAGACTGACGGACGAAGTTAGACAGGAGTTCACTTGGACTATTATTTTTACTGATTACATTATGATCTGTAGTGAGAATAGGGAGCAAGTTGAGGTAAACTTGGAAATATGGAAGTATGCTTTGGAATGCAGGGGAATGAAAGTGAGCAGGAGTAAAACTGAGTTCATGTGTGTACATGAGATGATGACGGTGGACAGGTCCACCTAAAAGGTGTTGATTTGGTGAAGGTTGACGAGTTTACCTACTTAGGGTCGCGGGTACAGAGTAATGGAGGAAGTGAAAGAGAGGTAAAGAAGAGAGTGCAGGCAGGATGGTGTGGATGCCACAAAGTGTCTGATGTGATCTGTGATGGAAGGGTGTCGCCTAGAATGAAGGTTAAGATCTATAGGACAGTAGTGAGACCTTCTATGTTGTATGGACTGGAGACAGTGGCACTGACAAAGAGACATGTGAAGGAGATGGAGGTGTCTGAGATGAAGATGTTAAGATTCTCATTTGGTGTTACAAAGAAGGATAGAATTAGAAATGAGTTTGTTAGAATATCAGCATATGCAGCATGTTTTGGAGATAAAGTTATTGAATCGAGATTGAGATGTGTGAACATGTACAGAGGAGACAGGCAAGCTATATTGGCAGCAAGGTTTTTTGGGATGGAACTTCCAGGTAAGAGGAGGAGAGGTAGACCTAAAATTAGGTTTATGGATGCAGTGGTGGAGGATATGAGAGTGGCTGGTGTGTCAGTGGAGGACACTCATGACATGGCTAGATGGAGGAGTTTGATCCGCTCTGGTGACCCctaaacaatgaaaatatgaaataaaaaatacctgCTATTGTGCCAGAAAAGTACTAAATAAATGAATTGATCAGAATGTGtcaataaattgatttataaaatgatcTTCAAATGTGTGCCTGAAAGATCTGAATATTTGAATCTAGTGAAtgttaaaaacgttaaaaaagtCATTGTATTTTTATGGCAAAATCAGTTTATACTTTCacaatattctataaaaaaattgattaaatatcTCATTaggattaaaaataacataaccatattttaaatattacttttatcaGAGTTGTAAAAGTAGCTATAGTAAACTACAACTGCAACAAATGTATGCAAATAAAGAGCTGACTTAAATAACTGcatttattaactatatcaTAGATCTATAACCCttgttaataaaatgaataactgATAGCAGCACGAAATAAATAACTACAAAGTGAGCAAAAGAAATTATCATGCGAATAACGAAATAAAGAACAAGCAATAGTTGACCTAAATTAGCTAATTATATAACTTCAGACATCtaaaagacatttataaaaataaaataaataattaacattttaattattaactaaaacataaagtacataaacaaaccaacaataaaaaatttgaaaatttattgtatattgattgaatttaattgtattatatgtatattgaTTGAACTTAAGTATTTAATTAAGCCATGATAGTATTAAAGGCACCCCTTTTATGACAGTCTAAAACAGTAACAAAAGGAAACATCTTCTATTTACCATTATCAATATATTTCATGTAATGTTGCCACATATAATTTTTCAAGGTGTCATCAAGCGAGCAAGatgggttttttaaaatatcttattaacAAAACATTAGAGAAAAATTGAACTACTACAGCCTCTTTCTATCAATGCTACACTCTTTGCAATGAGATCGCAAATGAAGGaagcatttttttaacagtgaGAAGGTGAAAAATAGGTAGTAGAGCAAAAGTTGTTTATAACATAAGATTcgaaaaacacacaaaaataagATTCAGTGTTACACTCAAAATGCTTCTTTCTATCAATGTTACACAAAATGCTTCCTTCATTTGCAATGACATTGCAAATAAAGGaagcatttttttaacagtgaaaaggtgaaaaataaatagtagagcaaaagaaaaacaaataaaaattgtttagaacATAAGATTcgaaaaacacacaaaaataagATTCGaaaaacacacacaaataaGATTCGaaaaacacacacaaataaGATTcgaaaaacacacaaaaataagATTcgaaaaacacacaaaaataagATTCGaaaaacacacacaaataaGATTCGAAAAACACACCAAAATAAGATTcgaaaaacacacaaaaataagATTcgaaaaacacacaaaaataagATTcgaaaaacacacaaaaaaagtgaaaacaattaaaatatctaaGACATATTTGTACATATTTGACATATTTGTACACCCAGTGGCACTAATTTGTGTATATCAATCCTTTTCATCGTGCACTAgtgtttaactattttttttgaaattatacaaaaaaagctATTATGCATAACTGAGATGTTTGAATACGATTTATTTACAGAAATCAACTAAGAGttgtatataacatatataagaCTAAATTCATCAGATACaaaatgctatttttattaaaattaaaaacatgaactATTGTGGGTTTTGTCCTGTAgtcttcaaataaatataatatttggtAACTTACAACTATTTATATTCTTCTCCCAGTGTACAGGGTATGGAAGATGTTGTTTTCCttaagaaaacaaattaaatataataaaaataatatgccaAATTATATAAGATGgatttccctgacttttccgtGATTCTCAACCTGTTTTTGttgacttaatttaaagttacgaCAGCTTAACTTCAGAGAAAATCAACTTGAATTCTTtcggaaaaatattttagtgcaaatatatataaatataattacaagcAACATTCAAGTTATCAATAAAAGATCATAACAAAAATCTACTGAATACATTTTTAcgcatataatataaaactgGCCTATGTCATGTAAGTTTGCCACATCCCTGATTTCCcactgattttttcaaaattcaaccCGATTTCCCTGATTATTTCCTGACTTTTTTGCAGAACCTGAGTTACCTGACTTCCTTGATCTGGACAACACCTTGTAATAACTTCCACATAATCTTTATACATATTCTGAAAATGAAacattgcataaatttttaaaatattaaaactaattattttaaattgatttcacAGTCGTTACAGTATGGGAAATGATTGGGTATGTACTTTTCCTTAAACAACTAAAGTttaatatactaaataaatcTTAACCATTGTctgtataatattgttatttgcAACGTATATACTTTATGTTATTATGAAATGttacaattaaacattttaaatcttaCACTTTTATTAATAAGCTTGTTTTTGCTAACTCATCCGCAAGATTTGCCATAATTAGTTTTTGccataaataacataattgaatttttgttttcacaACCATTAACAAGTTTTTGTCCTGCGTTCATCATATTCTGAAAACATGttaaatttaactgaaaattgCATTATCTTTGACAAGCTAATATATTACATTAGAacatatttaagtatttaaaataaatttgcagCTTTCTTACAGTCAAACCTTCAAAAAATGGTTAGATTTGTGCAAAACATAAGGTAGTTCTTCTAATCTTCTTTCACATTCCATAAGTAGTAGTTTAACTAGAGCTGCTGGTGTTATTCAAATTATCCCTATAAATTTAAGTGGTTTGATGCACCTGCTTGTcattatttgcttttacatatatactgaactaaatgcataaaattataacaagaatttaaatttataggctaatgttttaaataaatacatatatatatatatatatatatttatatatatatatatatatatatatatatatatatatatatatatatatatatatatgcatatatatatatatatatatatataattcaataaaaacggctgcgtataaactttttttaaaaaaatatatatattttgataatatataattatttcgctatttcgctgatctatcgtgatcagcgtcatcaggtataataaataaaatagttacaaagaaatcgttatagtaaaaacaaaccgttaaaaagataacactaaaaagccaaaatataatacaaaaattttttttcaaataactgacgtcagcagattttattaaaaaatggcccCCAGTTTAGTTGTCACGTTATCACCGTCATCCCAATTGAGAACCACACACCTTTTCTCAACTCCTGTCGAACcctagctttttttattttgagtgaCTCTCTGATTTTCCGAGTTCGATATTCTGGGGCTGCAGATAATATTTTGGGGTGCAACCAATCAAACTTACCATGGCATGTTTCGGAATGTTCAGGTGCACCCGAATTGGACCATTTTTCATTGAAGCTGTTTTTCTGGTGTTCAATACATCTCAATATAACCTTCTTTTTAGTTTCATCAATGTATATCGAACCGCATGAACATTTTAGCTGGTATACACCAGGGTTTGTGTTTAGTGgtagtttagttttattgtagcaaaaaaaattttttaaattgggagTTGATGTGAAAATAAcctttatgttttgttttcgaAATTCTTTACGAAGTTTTGGACCAACAATTGGTATCCAAGTCAGTTTTATAGAGGGTTGGGTATCTAATAGTTGACATGTGGTGTTTTTTGAaccgttttttaaatagtcaatagtaatattatttagaatgttCTTGTCGTGgccatttttaacaaatatgtctattagaaaatcaatttctttttgaaggTGTTTTTGAGAGCAAATTCTTTTTGCACGACATAAAAATCCTTTGAAAACGCCAATAATAATGTTAGGATTAATGTTCGAGTTAGGTTTAAGTTGAACATTTGTAATAGCTTCTTTTCGATGTATTTAAAATTCGTAAGCTCCAGAGCTTGtgtttgtaatattaatatctAGGAAATTGAGTTGTTTGGGGTCGTTTTCAAGTTCCGCTGTGTATTTTATGGCAGGATGTTGTTCATTAAGGATGTTCAGGAACATACttattgaacaaatttttaataaaacattttttaataaaatctgctgacgtcagttatttgaaaaaaatatattatatatatatataatatatataatatatatataatatatattatatatatatatatatatatatataatatatatatatatatatatatatatatatatataatatatattatatatatatatatatatatatatatatatatatatatatatatatatatatatatatatatatatatataatatatattatatataataatatatattatatataatagttactTAATATAGTGAATCAAATCTCCTCGTTTTCTTCAAAGATTTAAAGTCGTTAACCCCATTCTAACTAGCTGCTTTTTATAACAAACCATTCGATTTTAGTAGGGTATTTTTGTGGCCGTGTGTTGAACTCGTTCAAGCATTGAAATTTCAGCTAGGTTTGGCGGACTCCATGCTGTTGCCGCAAATTCATGATGATATCAAACATAGTTTGTATACAAAATTCTCCACATATGACAATCTCTActttcaaaagcattttttaacaaacctagtatttttaaagctttattaacACATACTTGTGTTTGATGTTTCCATTTCATATCCGGTTGTATAAAAATACCTAGATCTTTCTCTATTACACTGTTAGTGATGTCATAATTCAttgcatttacattttttttttttttttgtttatttaacaatactttcttgtaaaaatgTCGTTGGTACATAATATATGAAGAACACGAAAACTCGAAGAGGATCGTAAGATCCTGTCACCGAGAACCGTTTAACAatacaaaaatcataaaacaattatttcaaaaaaatataaaatgaaaagtaaatacCGTTTAAGAAAAcctttatacaaataaaataagattccTCAATTATAAAACACCgtttaacaaaacaataaaaaataaaatcaaatattt encodes:
- the LOC136075719 gene encoding uncharacterized protein LOC136075719 — its product is MKVKIYRTVVRPSMLYGLETVALTKRHVKEMEVSEMKMLRFSFGVTKKDRIRNEFVRISAYAACFGDKVIESRLRCVNMYRGDRQAILAARFFGMELPGKRRRGRPKIRFMDAVVEDMRVAGVSVEDTHDMARWRSLIRSGDP